Sequence from the Candidatus Nezhaarchaeota archaeon genome:
ATTTCAAAAGCTGCCACGGGCATTTGAAGTCCAAATTTTAATAGAACTTCAGGCTTGACTTCACCTAAATAGCCTACCTCTATTCCACGCGCTCTTACTGAACCGCATCGCCCATCAATCATTAAGCCCATACGTGAGCTTTGAACTTCAAACTTTAGTCCAAGACTTCTAAGTAACGAGTATAGTACTGCTTGAATGTCTTCATACCCAACCTTGTAATCGGCATGCAATGCAGCTAGCCTTCTCTCTGAGAAGCTCATCACATCATAGCGATCGTCAATCAACACGACATCACCTACCTCGAATATTTTTTGAGGATACTCAACGTGAGTATTCTCCGATAGAAAATCTAGAAGTGGAGGTATGAGACTAGTTCTCAGGCACGTATAATCAGATGATACTGGTTTAGTAACCTTAGCACGTTTACCGTACATAAATGCACTGTCGAGTTTAACATCACTTGTAATCATGTAGCTTACAACCTCTTGAAAACCATATCCTATCATCAGTTCACGGCACAATCTGCTGAAAGATGTTATCTTTAGCTCCATGCCATGTGCTGTAATCGGCAGCATAATTGGGGATATTCTATCATACCCATAACCAATAGCATACTCCTCGGCCACATCAACATCGTCCATTATATCAATGCGATATGGTGGTACTAAAACATCTATGGTTTCATCGCCTCTTATCATTGCTTCCATTCTGACGCGCCTTAGGCTCTTAATCACCCTAGTAATAGGCTCCTCTATCCCGGTAATTTCGATGAGGCGCTTATGACTTACAGTTATGATATTACACTCCATTAAGGGTTCTACCCTCTCTACGTCACCTTCTTGGTGTACCTTGAATTGAACTATTTTACCTCCTCTTTCAGCTAAATTGCAGGCTAAGATAGTCAGGGTCCATCTGACAGCCTTCAAATCAATGCCCGTAACGTCTATTAATATGTTCCTTGTTTGAGGAGTAACTTTCGTCAAGTTCGAATTTATTATGGGGGGCATGGAAAGTATATTATTACCAGAATCAATAAGTAAAGGAGCTTTAGCCTTTTCTCCAATTATCCATCCATACTCCTTACCCTTAGCATGCTTTTCAAGTATTTCTCTACCAGTCATTTTAATGTCTTCTCCGAGAGGCACGAAGGAAAATGAGTCAAAA
This genomic interval carries:
- the pheT gene encoding phenylalanine--tRNA ligase subunit beta; amino-acid sequence: MPTISISKKDLIELVGKRDLTDEELVNTLNLMKAEVKSLGPDEVLIEVTADRPDMFSTEGIARSLKGFLEVEVGLPNYMVEGAERDYAVYVENIVRDVRPYVACAVVKECNLGYEGFRQLIQLQEVLHRTHGRNRRKFAIGLHNFDVIDPPITYTAKPFDSFSFVPLGEDIKMTGREILEKHAKGKEYGWIIGEKAKAPLLIDSGNNILSMPPIINSNLTKVTPQTRNILIDVTGIDLKAVRWTLTILACNLAERGGKIVQFKVHQEGDVERVEPLMECNIITVSHKRLIEITGIEEPITRVIKSLRRVRMEAMIRGDETIDVLVPPYRIDIMDDVDVAEEYAIGYGYDRISPIMLPITAHGMELKITSFSRLCRELMIGYGFQEVVSYMITSDVKLDSAFMYGKRAKVTKPVSSDYTCLRTSLIPPLLDFLSENTHVEYPQKIFEVGDVVLIDDRYDVMSFSERRLAALHADYKVGYEDIQAVLYSLLRSLGLKFEVQSSRMGLMIDGRCGSVRARGIEVGYLGEVKPEVLLKFGLQMPVAAFEISVSKILELLNTSINTPLKQNNIWAAGFLKPQRRGGVTMRGFPDA